GCCAGATCTCGCGCGAGTGTTCCATGATCGTGCGGGCCACCTTGACCTCCCGGAAGTCGTAGTCGCGCAGCGTGCCGTCGGTCTCGATGCCCGAGATGCCGATGAGCCCGATGTCGACCTTGAACTGGCGGATGAACTCCACCGTGGCCTCGCCAATGATGCCCCGGTCGCGCGAGCGCAGCACGCCGCCCGCCACGATCACCTCGCAGTCCGGGTTGTCAGCGAGGATATTGGCCACATGCAGGTTGTTGGTGATGACCCGCAGCCCCCGGTGATGCACCAGCGCGCGCGCCACCTCTTCCACCGTGGTGCCGATGTTCAGGATCAGCGAACAGCCCTCGGGCACCGCCGCCGCCACCGCGCGCGCAATGCGCTGCTTGCCTTCGGCGTTGAGCACCTGCCGCTGCCGGTAGGCAATGTTCTCGGTGGTCGATCCCTCCATCCGCACCCCGCCATGAAACCGGGCCAGCATGCCGTTCTCGGCCAGCAGGTTCACGTCGCGCCGCACG
This sequence is a window from Cupriavidus pauculus. Protein-coding genes within it:
- a CDS encoding DeoR/GlpR family DNA-binding transcription regulator, producing the protein MTLNPRQTALLEEVRTQGFASIDELARKFGVTLQTVRRDVNLLAENGMLARFHGGVRMEGSTTENIAYRQRQVLNAEGKQRIARAVAAAVPEGCSLILNIGTTVEEVARALVHHRGLRVITNNLHVANILADNPDCEVIVAGGVLRSRDRGIIGEATVEFIRQFKVDIGLIGISGIETDGTLRDYDFREVKVARTIMEHSREIWLAADASKFNRRAMVELAPLSSIDRLFTDEPLHAPYDAMLADSGVKCVVADAA